Proteins from one Anopheles nili chromosome 2, idAnoNiliSN_F5_01, whole genome shotgun sequence genomic window:
- the LOC128731049 gene encoding putative OPA3-like protein CG13603 isoform X1: MVVGAFPAAKLGVLAMKQVSKPIANLLKERAKNSPFFRKYVCMPPAQFYNWMEVKTKMWALNLGKPTSVPVLNEAMAIDLGANLLGEIIIFTIGAGLLLLEYQRQVRKEANKEEMVLQEKLELQATINELIFQVQRQDTQIREIARVVADLESKSSWKPKILDELPFGKKNKNEQPLYIPSSPGSDKTDSSSSSGNRGLISKALEIIDNEVFYRDSATDGSEEESAYQHRPGIVMRSLNYLLEANARTSQPTEREL; the protein is encoded by the exons ATGGTTGTGGGTGCGTTTCCGGCCGCCAAGCTTGGCGTTCTTGCTATGAAGCAGGTCTCCAAGCCGATAGCGAACCTTCTAAAGGAACGTGCCAAAAACAGTCCTTTCTTTCGGAAGTATGTTTGCATGCCACCGGCACAGTTTTATAACTGGATGgaggtgaaaacaaaaatgtggGCCCTTAATCTAGGCAAGCCCACCTCAGTGCCGGTGTTAAACGAAGCAATGGCAATAGACCTGGGTGCGAACCTGCTTGGagagattattatttttacgataGGTGCCGGTTTGCTTTTGCTAGAGTATCAAAG ACAAGTGAGAAAAGAAGCTAACAAAGAGGAAATGGTTTTGCAAGAGAAACTTGAACTACAAGCGACTATTAATGAGCTGATCTTTCAAGTGCAACGGCAGGATACGCAGATTCGCGAAATAGCAAGAGTCGTAGCAGATCTCG AATCTAAATCGTCGTGGAAGCCAAAAATCTTAGACGAGCTACCGTTCggcaaaaagaacaaaaacgaacaaccACTTTACATACCCTCCTCGCCTGGTAGTGACAAAACGGATTCATCAAGTTCTAGTGGTAATAGAGGACTTATTTCCAAAGCGTTGGAGATTATCGATAATGAAGTTTTTTATAGGGACAGCGCAACAGACGGATCTGAAGAAGAAAGCGCTTATCAACACCGGCCAGGCATAGTAATGCGTAGCTTAAACTACTTGCTAGAAGCCAACGCAAGAACATCACAACCTACAGAAAGAGAGTTATAG
- the LOC128723368 gene encoding uncharacterized protein LOC128723368 translates to MGSLMEACCTGFICRLCSKMNHKVIFIYGADGLENNLLEKINSYLPIEISEEDELPKTICEACMVKILVHHRLIVQIRTAQKRFVKMREEELAARNATTADSNASSRTLSAESTASSRTMSVDSTDAVEEPAETLQSSEINTETTDAPADTVNTRVQIDQPNELPTSQDPPQNVSEDLNPTDPAGEPNGNGEQAESGPSTANPTNRLKRKQRNPTRSDKEAKKRLE, encoded by the exons ATGGGCAGTTTAATGGAGGCGTGTTGCACCGGTTTCATATGTAGGCTGTGCTCAAAAATGAATCATAAAGTGATTTTTATATATGGTGCAGACGGTcttgaaaataatttactGGAAAAAATTAACAGCTATCTTCCCATTGAG ATAAGTGAAGAAGATGAACTTCCGAAAACTATCTGCGAGGCCTGTATGGTAAAAATTTTAGTTCATCACCGATTAATCGTGCAGATCCGAACAGCTCAGAAGAGATTTGTGAAGATGCGAGAAGAGGAACTAGCTGCCCGAAATGCAACCACCGCCGATTCGAATGCAAGCTCGAGAACTCTCTCCGCTGAATCTACTGCGAGTTCACGCACGATGTCAGTTGATTCCACTGATGCCGTTGAAGAACCTGCCGAGACGTTACAATCCAGCGAGATCAACACTGAAACGACCGATGCACCCGCAGATACCGTCAACACGCGAGTTCAAATTGATCAACCGAACGAACTGCCTACCAGCCAAGATCCTCCTCAGAATGTTTCAGAAGATCTGAATCCAACAGATCCTGCTGGAGAACCAAACGGGAACGGTGAGCAAGCCGAATCTGGTCCATCCACCGCAAATCCAACGAATCGTTTAAAGCGTAAGCAGCGAAATCCAACTCGATCTGACAAAGAGGCCAAAAAACGGTTagagtaa
- the LOC128723390 gene encoding uncharacterized protein LOC128723390: MSDDSTATTTVDSADFCEAKILFRQLKPFPAIDENNNYKIDTQHFLESSNQIIDAIACFGKLFSPIVRDMRQNVQKITNKYKQNEALFSCLEDLILKDKDGNDIPFDTVTDGLLWLKRGFEMIEMFFRSILEDAACSEQIKPHLKKAYEQCLLPFHGFLAQKAFQLLQMYMPTRSSLVGTPDTNGDNMKALEEFLVLFRANLTHLNDFYSKHDLHRTYKA; the protein is encoded by the exons ATGAGTGACGACAGCACAGCGACTACCACCGTCGATTCGGCCGACTTCTGCGAGGCCAAGATTCTGTTCCGGCAGCTGAAACCATTCCCAGCGATAGACGAAAATAACAATTACAAAATCGACACTCAGCACTTTCTCGAGTCGTCCAATCAAATCATTGATGCCATTG CATGCTTTGGAAAACTGTTCTCCCCCATCGTGAGAGACATGCGGCAAAATGTACAG aaaataacaaacaaatacaagCAAAACGAAGCTCTGTTCAGCTGCTTGGAGGATTTAATCCTCAAGGATAAGGACGGAAATGATATTCCGTTTGATACGGTGACTGATGGTTTGCTGTGGTTGAAGAG GGGGTTTGAAATGATAGAAATGTTTTTCCGGAGCATACTTGAAGATGCGGCGTGTAGTGAGCAGATTAAACCGCATCTAAAAAAGGCCTACGAACAATGCTTATTACCGTTTCACGGGTTTCTCGCCCAGAAAGCTTTTCAG CTTTTACAGATGTATATGCCAACCAGATCATCTTTAGTTGGCACGCCAGACACAAACGGGGACAATATGAAGGCACTAGAGGAATTTCTTGTGCTGTTCCGAGCTAATTTGACCCATTTAAACGATTTTTATAGCAAACATGACCTACATAGAACGTATAAAGCGTAG
- the LOC128731049 gene encoding putative OPA3-like protein CG13603 isoform X2 has translation MVVGAFPAAKLGVLAMKQVSKPIANLLKERAKNSPFFRKYVCMPPAQFYNWMEVKTKMWALNLGKPTSVPVLNEAMAIDLGANLLGEIIIFTIGAGLLLLEYQRQVRKEANKEEMVLQEKLELQATINELIFQVQRQDTQIREIARVVADLESKSSWKPKILDELPFGKKNKNEQPLYIPSSPGSDKTDSSSSSGTAQQTDLKKKALINTGQA, from the exons ATGGTTGTGGGTGCGTTTCCGGCCGCCAAGCTTGGCGTTCTTGCTATGAAGCAGGTCTCCAAGCCGATAGCGAACCTTCTAAAGGAACGTGCCAAAAACAGTCCTTTCTTTCGGAAGTATGTTTGCATGCCACCGGCACAGTTTTATAACTGGATGgaggtgaaaacaaaaatgtggGCCCTTAATCTAGGCAAGCCCACCTCAGTGCCGGTGTTAAACGAAGCAATGGCAATAGACCTGGGTGCGAACCTGCTTGGagagattattatttttacgataGGTGCCGGTTTGCTTTTGCTAGAGTATCAAAG ACAAGTGAGAAAAGAAGCTAACAAAGAGGAAATGGTTTTGCAAGAGAAACTTGAACTACAAGCGACTATTAATGAGCTGATCTTTCAAGTGCAACGGCAGGATACGCAGATTCGCGAAATAGCAAGAGTCGTAGCAGATCTCG AATCTAAATCGTCGTGGAAGCCAAAAATCTTAGACGAGCTACCGTTCggcaaaaagaacaaaaacgaacaaccACTTTACATACCCTCCTCGCCTGGTAGTGACAAAACGGATTCATCAAGTTCTAGTG GGACAGCGCAACAGACGGATCTGAAGAAGAAAGCGCTTATCAACACCGGCCAGGCATAG
- the LOC128731587 gene encoding putative inositol monophosphatase 3 translates to MNLGRSIRINKCGFVILGVLFMCILYYLWNSNANNSASYAFSKNPNEINLRKLLIGSIQAAQHGGFEVVAVSKSRDLHEQSKGKTKEGANNPVTDADYRSNCVMKNGLLRIFPKLKVISEEDDGAQQCVDVQLFDLDPTVLAESITVPDERVNIDDVDVWIDPLDATQEYTEKLHEYVTTMVCVAVKGVATIGIIHNPFQMKTTWAWRDKAVSESLSNLKHDADVKHPTIIVSRSHAGAVKEQSKQIFGENAQVVTAGGAGYKVLQVTQNNATAYLHTTHIKKWDICAGDAILGAIGGRMTDLHDQTIVYHRDTPALNPNGLLATAMVSTHEAYIKRIVDSKRFSR, encoded by the exons atgaatcTAGGCCGATCCATACGTATTAACAAATGCGGGTTCGTCATCTTGGGGGTGCTGTTTATGTGCATCTTGTACTATCTGTGGAACAGTAATGCGAACAATAGTGCGAGCTACGCTTTCAGCAAGAATCCAAACGAAATCAACCTTCGCAAGCTGCTAATAGGCTCCATACAGGCCGCACAACACGGCGGCTTTGAGGTGGTGGCAGTTTCCAAGTCTCGTGATTTGCATGAGCAGAGTAAGGGCAAAACCAAAGAAGGGGCAAACAACCCGGTAACCGATGCCGACTATCGCTCCAATTGTGTCATGAAGAACGGCTTGTTGCGGATATTCCCAAAGCTGAAAGTCATATCCGAGGAAGATGACGGTGCGCAGCAATGCGTGGATGTGCAGCTGTTTGATCTCGATCCAACGGTACTGGCGGAAAGCATCACCGTACCGGATGAGCGTGTGAATATTGACGACGTCGACGTATGGATCGATCCGCTAGATGCAACGCAAGAATACACTG aaaaaCTTCACGAGTACGTCACCACCATGGTTTGCGTGGCGGTGAAAGGTGTCGCGACCATTGGCATCATACATAATCCATTCCAGATGAAAACTACCTGGGCCTGGCGTGACAAGGCGGTCTCCGAGTCACTGAGTAATCTGAAACACGACGCGGATGTTAAACACCCTACCATTATCGTGTCACGGTCACACGCTGGTGCAGTAAAGGAACAATCGAAGCAGATATTTGGGGAAAATGCCCAGGTCGTGACGGCTGGGGGTGCTG GCTATAAAGTGCTGCAGGTTACACAGAATAATGCAACGGCATACCTACACACGACGCACATAAAGAAATGGGACATTTGTGCTGGTGATGCTATCCTCGGTGCAATCGGAGGTAGGATGACCGATCTACACGATCAAACTATTGTGTATCATCGTGATACTCCTGCACTGAATCCAAACGGACTTCTTGCCACGGCCATGGTGTCGACGCACGAGGCATACATCAAACGAATAGTGGATAGTAAACGCTTTAGTCGATAA
- the LOC128730600 gene encoding coatomer subunit beta produces the protein MASVSEGMSCYTIINPPEIELYNEMQIKQDLEKGEVNVKIETMKKVIQLMLQGERLPNLLMTIIRFVLPLQNHTLKKLLLIYWEIVPKTSADGKLLQEMILVCDAYRKDLQHPNEFLRGATLRFLCKLKEPELLEPLMPTIRSSLEHRHSYVRRNAVLAIFTIYKNFDWLVPDGPELIANFLDTQQDMSCKRNAFLMLLHADQERALNYLASCLDQVSNFGDILQLVIVELIYKVCHANPAERSRFIRCIYNLLNSSSNAVRYEAAGTLVTLSTAPTAIKAAVSCYIDLIVKESDNNVKLIVLDRLIALKENENMERIMQELVMDVLRVLSATDIEVRRKTLALAMDLVSSRNIEEMVLVLKKEVSKTHNIEHEDTGKYRQLLVRTLHSCCIKFPDVAAAVIPVLVEFLSDSNELAAGDVLVFVREAIQKFSHLQPLVIEKLLEAFPAIKSAKIHRTTLWILGEYANSLNDIMEVIGVVNRTLGEVPIVEAEQSRLAGNETGEEDQKVSETVPNNTNNKVTSDGTYATQSAFSVAPVAKKVERPPLRQYMMDGDFFVATTLASTLTKLALKFIQLEPNEKKQNRLCTCAMLIMSSILHLGKSGLPTKAITNDDTDRIYLCLKTLTLRTPEIVEIFTQSCRNALANMLNAQSDEKAQEKKDKQQKNAAKIQPDDPIAFTQLANGKNDQLGENVFELSLNQALAGTKTSTLSDIASPNNKLNKVNQLTGFSDPVYAEAYVHVNQYDIVLDVLIVNQTSDTLQNCTLELATVGDLKLVEKPHPVVLAPHDFCNIKANVKVSSTENGIIFGNIVYDTTFSSNVVVLNTIQIDIMDYILPASCTDTEFRTMWVEFEWENKVSVNTTLTDLHDYLRLLLKSTNMKCLTPEKALSGQCGFMAANMYARSIFGEDALANLSIEKPLDRPDAPVTGHIRIRAKSQGMALSLGDKINHTQKCLQEKLVAA, from the exons ATGGCGTCGGTGTCTGAGGGAATGTCCTGCTATACGATAATAAATCCCCCTGAAATTGAGCTGTACAATGAGATGCAGATCAAGCAAGATCTTG AAAAGGGCGAAGTGAACGTGAAGatcgaaacgatgaaaaaagtCATTCAGCTAATGCTGCAAGGAGAGCGGCTGCCGAATTTGCTGATGACAATTATTCGCTTCGTGTTGCCGCTGCAAAATCACACCCTTAAGAAACTACTGCTGATTTACTGGGAAATTGTTCCCAAAACATCGGCTGATGGGAAGCTGCTGCAAGAAATGATACTGGTGTGCGATGCCTACCGAAAGGATCTGCAGCACCCGAACGAGTTTTTGCGGGGTGCTACACTGCGCTTTCTGTGCAAGCTAAAAGAACCAGAGCTGCTCGAGCCCCTAATGCCAACTATCCGCAGCAGCCTCGAGCATCGCCACTCGTACGTCCGGCGTAATGCTGTGTTGGCGATTTTTACCATCTACAAAAACTTTGACTGGCTCGTGCCCGATGGACCTGAGTTGATTGCAAACTTTCTTGATACCCAGCAAGACATGTCGTGCAAGCGCAACGCCTTCCTAATGTTGCTTCACGCGGACCAAGAGCGAGCCTTGAATTACCTGGCCTCTTGTCTGGATCAGGTGAGCAACTTTGGTGACATTTTGCAGCTGGTCATTGTGGAGCTGATCTACAAAGTGTGCCACGCGAACCCTGCCGAGCGGTCGCGTTTCATACGCTGCATTTATAATCTGCTGAATTCGTCGTCGAATGCGGTGCGGTACGAGGCGGCCGGCACGCTAGTAACCCTTTCGACTGCACCGACCGCCATCAAGGCGGCCGTCAGCTGCTACATCGATTTGATCGTCAAAGAAAGCGATAACAACGTGAAGCTGATCGTGCTCGATCGTTTGATCGCactgaaggaaaacgaaaatatgGAGCGTATCATGCAGGAGCTCGTTATGGACGTGCTGCGTGTGTTGAGTGCCACCGATATTGAGGTTCGTCGGAAAACGCTCGCATTGGCGATGGATCTTGTTTCATCGCGCAATATTGAGGAGATGGTGCTGGTTTTGAAGAAAGAAGTTTCCAAAACGCACAACATCGAGCACGAAGATACGGGCAAATACAGGCAGCTGCTTGTCCGCACGCTGCACAGTTGTTGCATCAAGTTCCCGGATGTAGCCGCCGCTGTAATTCCCGTGCTGGTGGAATTTTTGTCCGACTCGAACGAGCTTGCCGCCGGGGACGTGTTGGTGTTTGTGCGTGAGGCAATTCAGAAGTTTTCCCACCTCCAGCCGCTGGTTATCGAGAAGTTGCTGGAAGCTTTTCCGGCCATCAAGTCTGCCAAAATCCATCGTACGACGCTGTGGATTCTGGGCGAATATGCCAACTCACTGAACGATATAATGGAGGTGATTGGGGTCGTGAACCGTACGCTCGGCGAAGTACCTATCGTCGAGGCTGAACAGAGCCGTCTCGCTGGCAATGAGACTGGTGAGGAAGATCAAAAGGTATCGGAGACAGTACCAAACAATACCAATAATAAGGTTACGTCGGATGGTACATATGCCACGCAGAGTGCATTCAGCGTTGCCCC AGTCGCTAAAAAGGTCGAACGACCACCCCTTCGGCAGTACATGATGGATGGGGATTTCTTCGTGGCAACCACGCTAGCATCGACTCTTACGAAGCTGGCTCTGAAATTCATCCAGCTAGAACcgaacgaaaagaagcaaaaccgtCTATGTACATGCGCCATGTTGATCATGAGCTCGATACTTCACCTAGGGAAATCCGGTTTGCCTACAAAAGCTATTACTAACGATGACACCGATCGGATCTACCTTTGTCTCAAGACGCTGACCCTCCGGACACCGGAGATTGTAGAAATCTTCACGCAGAGCTGCCGGAACGCGCTGGCGAACATGCTTAACGCCCAGAGCGACGAAAAGGCACAGGAGAAGAAGGataaacagcaaaaaaatgcgGCCAAGATCCAACCGGACGATCCGATTGCTTTCACGCAACTCGCAAACGGCAAGAACGATCAGTTGGGCGAGAACGTGTTCGAGCTTAGCTTGAACCAGGCACTCGCCGGTACCAAGACCTCCACATTGTCGGATATCGCTTCTCCGAACAACAAGCTAAACAAGGTGAACCAGCTGACTGGCTTCTCCGATCCGGTGTACGCGGAAGCATACGTGCACGTGAATCAGTACGACATCGTGCTGGACGTGCTGATTGTCAATCAGACGAGCGACACGCTACAAAACTGTACGCTCGAGCTTGCCACGGTTGGGGATTTGAAGCTGGTCGAGAAGCCACATCCGGTGGTGCTGGCACCGCACGATTTTTGCAATATTAAAGCCAACGTAAAGGTATCGTCCACAGAGAATGGCATCATCTTTGGCAACATTG TTTACGATACAACATTTTCATCGAATGTGGTCGTGCTAAATACGATTCAAATCGACATCATGGATTACATTCTGCCGGCCTCCTGCACCGACACCGAGTTCCGCACGATGTGGGTGGAGTTCGAGTGGGAAAACAAGGTGTCGGTCAACACGACGCTGACCGATTTACACGACTATCTGCGGCTGCTGCTCAAGTCGACAAACATGAAGTGCCTCACGCCGGAAAAGGCACTTTCGGGTCAGTGCGGTTTTATGGCGGCCAACATGTACGCAAG ATCAATTTTCGGTGAAGATGCGCTGGCTAACTTGAGCATTGAGAAGCCCCTGGATAGGCCAGATGCACCCGTTACGGGTCATATCAGGATCCGCGCCAAGAGTCAG gGCATGGCTCTCAGCTTGGGTGACAAGATAAACCACACGCAAAAGTGTTTGCAAGAAAAATTGGTTGCCGCTTAA
- the LOC128720223 gene encoding uncharacterized protein LOC128720223, giving the protein MCESVHCIQISNVENGETFQHSVVLLKGVLSNPCSSGRLRVVSTDGRPVTYSVAFENCSGKLGAKQETNQYFRILLRLSAGENGYEVEYCSTKKHLRLVYTVPISLHTVLPLYIICNGHDGRYQSDESDTECDSESACRKITLAIELLQCLYAEKLYENGFGRKTFTLEASCVPFRSQLAYERSGGMAEGELWQHFATELVQSQHYDMERVKVVAFLSSTHFAGISDGDYSYENIRKKTTGHAALGGGGLALFGTGCLYTWPSSLEAVCAAFLNQQPIDCAKLLDDSNYRRTYGGCFATTLGSVCHEMGHTFDLGHTPDGSIMGDGFDDIDKVFVGTHDRPSNGSTGPKRVIETKPHGPAGKLTQLRRPGDVFRQRLEAKQNDYVFFAPISALTLCYHRWFNQLERHVCGSMRFDSTTRTVVCSNTTLVLVELRQTVNGMMQRCWTFNQLNELKATFTLPKLPNLSDQTLFVMDTIGNVLKVNLSSENFAQI; this is encoded by the exons ATGTGCGAGTCGGTGCATTGCATTCAGAtaagcaacgtagaaaatggTGAAACATTTCAGCACTCAGTTGTTTTGCTCAAAGGTGTACTTTCTAATCCATGTAGCAGTGGGCGGTTACGTGTAGTATCCACGGATGGACGACCCGTAACATACTCGGTCGCGTTTGAGAATTGCAGCGGTAAGCTTGGAGCAAAGCAGGAAACAAATCAATATTTCCGCATTTTGCTCAGATTATCGGCAGGGGAAAATGGCTACGAAGTGGAGTACTGTAGTACCAAGAAGCATCTCCGTTTGGTCTACACTGTACCAATCAGTCTGCACACCGTACTCCCGTTGTACATCATCTGCAACGGGCACGATGGTCGCTATCAATCCGACGAAAGTGATACCGAATGCGATAGCGAAAGTGCTTGTCGAAAAATAACGCTCGCCATCGAGCTGTTGCAGTGCCTGTACGCCGAAAAGCTGTACGAGAATGGGTTCGGTCGCAAAACGTTTACGCTCGAAGCATCCTGCGTCCCGTTCCGCAGCCAGCTGGCCTACGAGCGGTCGGGTGGcatggcagaaggagaactatGGCAACATTTTGCAACCGAGCTCGTTCAATCGCAACACTACGATATGGAACGGGTAAAGGTAGTGGCGTTCCTCAGCAGCACGCACTTTGCCGGCATTTCCGATGGGGACTACTCGTACGAAAACATCCGCAAGAAAACAACCGGTCATGCTGCGTTGGGCGGTGGAGGGTTAGCACTTTTTGGAACCGGTTGTCTCTACACATGGCCTTCGTCGCTTGAAGCGGTGTGTGCTGCATTTTTAAACCAACAGCCGATCGATTGTGCCAAACTGCTGGACGACAGTAACTACAGACGAAC GTATGGTGGTTGCTTTGCCACAACGCTCGGCTCGGTGTGCCATGAAATGGGCCACACTTTTGATCTTGGCCACACACCGGACGGTTCTATCATGGGTGACGGATTCGATGACATCGATAAAGTGTTTGTCGGAACTCACGATCGTCCCAGTAATGGCAGCACTGGCCCGAAGCGCGTGATTGAGACGAAACCACACGGCCCAGCAGGCAAGCTTACCCAGCTTAGACGTCCCGGGGATGTGTTTCGGCAGCGTTTGGAAGCCAAACAGAACGATTACGTATTTTTTGCACCCATTAGTGCGCTGACGTTGTGTTATCATCGCTGGTTCAACCAACTCGAGCGTCACGTTTGCGGGTCAATGCGGTTTGATAGCACTACGAGGACAGTCGTATGCAGCAATACTACGCTCGTTTTAGTGGAACTTAGGCAAACCGTGAATGGCATGATGCAGAGGTGCTGGACGTTTAATCAGCTAAACGAGCTCAAAGCTACTTTCACGCTTCCTAAGCTGCCCAATCTCTCGGACCAAACGTTATTTGTGATGGATACGATTGGTAACGTACTGAAAGTGAACTTGAGTAGTGAGAATTTCGCacaaatttga
- the LOC128723379 gene encoding transmembrane protein 17-like: MNEISGPNSKGSDYTEEPVISHMWVQLLIHINVYFYGIWLILTIIFLNDEFSNITGMEKILSILALVVAIPLEGFRLYLGHTGNLMSAIPNFAGYLVLSFLIQLPLQIYLLLASHTGKHLLATLVQSTMTGILVLQILVGVPAMRKLSAFRRKQFQLQRWQYIGKSAEGQLPAAKVTSDE, encoded by the exons ATGAACGAAATTAGTGGACCAAATTCCAAAGGATCGGATTATACGG AGGAACCAGTCATATCGCACATGTGGGTGCAATTGCTAATACACATCAACGTCTACTTTTACGGAATTTGGCTAATTCTCACGATAATATTTCTCAATGATGAG TTCAGCAATATAACGGGCATGGAGAAAATACTGTCCATCCTTGCGCTAGTTGTAGCAATTCCGCTAGAAGGGTTCCGTTTATATCTCGGCCACACCGGCAACCTAATGAGTGCG ATACCGAACTTTGCCGGCTATCTAGTGCTGTCGTTTCTCATTCAATTGCCTCTGCAGATTTATCTTTTACTAGCGAGCCATACCGGGAAACATCTGCTAGCTACGCTGGTGCAGTCTACTATGACCGGAATTTTAGTGTTGCAAATTTTGGTTGGTGTGCCGGCGATGCGGAAATTATCCGCTTTTCGGCGAAAACAATTCCAGTTGCAACGTTGGCAATACATAGGAAAAAGTGCAGAAGGTCAACTTCCCGCTGCAAAGGTAACGAGTGATGAGTGA